The following proteins come from a genomic window of Denitromonas sp.:
- a CDS encoding EthD family reductase yields MIKVSVMYPNTPGARFDHDYYRDTHMPMVKARLGTACRYYTVDKGLAGDAPGEAPTYVGMCHIFCDSVEAFQAAFGPHAEEIMADIANYTDLAPVLQISEVVVERG; encoded by the coding sequence ATGATCAAGGTCAGCGTGATGTACCCCAACACCCCCGGCGCCCGTTTTGACCACGACTACTACCGTGACACCCACATGCCCATGGTCAAGGCCCGCCTCGGCACCGCCTGCCGCTACTACACCGTGGACAAAGGCCTGGCTGGCGACGCGCCGGGCGAAGCGCCCACCTATGTCGGCATGTGCCATATCTTTTGCGACTCGGTCGAGGCCTTCCAGGCCGCCTTTGGCCCGCACGCCGAGGAGATCATGGCCGACATCGCCAACTACACCGACCTGGCTCCCGTGCTGCAGATCAGCGAAGTGGTGGTCGAGCGCGGCTGA
- a CDS encoding cache domain-containing protein — translation MIRRRSLNYTAVALLGLGLMTGAHGADRGTPREARALFDQAVKYMQANGPERSFAAFNNQKGKFVSKDLYVFVIDNQGTYHASGAAPESLVGLNVLGTTDAAGNPLFKDMIDTTARAGEGQVRYMWLNRKTNSVEPKVSYVGKVDKYVVGVGYFAPRSTAADAQKMLTRAIAYAKTEGIDKANTAFNDRHGVFVQNDLYVFAVDLASGKFSAMGMNPTLTGADAVGLADAEGHAIVKEMIDKTASGEEAVVDYVWRNPVTNAVEKKRSYVRREGGALIGVGYYQK, via the coding sequence ATGATTCGCCGCCGCTCCCTGAACTACACCGCTGTTGCACTCCTTGGCCTGGGCCTGATGACAGGCGCCCATGGCGCCGACCGCGGCACCCCGCGTGAAGCCCGCGCCCTGTTCGACCAGGCTGTCAAATACATGCAGGCCAACGGCCCCGAGCGATCCTTCGCCGCCTTTAACAACCAGAAAGGCAAGTTCGTCAGCAAGGATCTCTATGTATTCGTGATCGACAACCAGGGCACCTACCACGCCAGCGGCGCGGCCCCCGAGTCGCTGGTCGGTCTCAACGTGCTCGGCACCACCGACGCCGCCGGCAACCCGCTGTTCAAAGACATGATTGACACCACCGCACGCGCGGGCGAAGGCCAGGTGCGCTACATGTGGCTCAACCGCAAGACCAACAGCGTCGAGCCGAAAGTCAGCTATGTGGGCAAGGTCGACAAATACGTCGTCGGCGTCGGCTACTTCGCCCCGCGTTCGACCGCCGCCGATGCGCAGAAGATGCTCACCCGCGCCATTGCCTACGCCAAAACCGAAGGCATCGACAAAGCCAACACGGCTTTCAACGACCGCCATGGCGTGTTTGTGCAGAACGACCTCTACGTCTTCGCCGTCGATCTGGCCAGCGGCAAGTTCAGCGCCATGGGCATGAATCCGACCCTGACCGGCGCCGACGCCGTCGGCCTGGCCGACGCCGAAGGCCACGCCATCGTCAAGGAAATGATCGACAAGACCGCCTCGGGTGAAGAAGCGGTGGTGGACTACGTCTGGCGCAATCCCGTCACCAATGCCGTCGAGAAGAAGCGCTCGTATGTGCGCCGTGAAGGCGGCGCGTTGATCGGGGTGGGGTACTACCAGAAGTAA
- a CDS encoding sigma-54-dependent Fis family transcriptional regulator → MNPADILLMSRATPPAPNAPLIDASWQRSTEYGLSPEHPLHLDIASRSLLSERLEANARLMSFAQPVMEHLHRQLVQSSSLVLLADRDGLVLRTVGDGDFVDRAQRVALAPGAHWREAVMGTNAIGTAAHEQRTVAVYGEQHYLERNRFLTCIATPIHAPTGGMLGILDLSSDNRVTLPHAQALLTTTAEMIEHRLIESLDAGHLIVRFSPHAEILGTPIEGIALFDDAGRMIGCNRRARALLGLGNGQALPDFNTCFQRDWRRLANLVDASASAPVPLRNTPAPGLIGRLQWRRPPSPAARHTPPKPDRRSGFDILDHGDPRMQLAIRRARRIAGHDIPLLIQGETGSGKELFARAFHAEGPRSDAPFVAVNCAAIPPTLIESELFGYAAGAFTGAKAKGATGRLQDADGGTLFLDEIGDMPLPLQAVLLRVLETRRVTPLGSSHETPIDIALVCASHRPLHTLVADGRFRADLLFRLNGLSVTLPALRERTDFDRFLDNLLTEAAEGRAIRLSDAVRGQLRSYPWPGNVRQLKNALRVMVALLDEADTVIEPAHLPEDLVAAMADAPAIVAEAEDLRSCEQRLVRACLQRHGGNISAAARELGITRTTLYRKLRQDDDTTNNATSGQPT, encoded by the coding sequence ATGAATCCTGCTGACATTCTCCTCATGTCACGCGCCACACCGCCCGCCCCGAACGCCCCCCTGATCGACGCCTCATGGCAGCGCTCGACCGAGTACGGCCTCAGCCCCGAGCACCCGCTGCACCTGGACATCGCCAGCCGCAGCCTGCTCAGTGAGCGGCTCGAGGCCAATGCCCGGCTGATGAGCTTTGCCCAGCCGGTCATGGAGCACCTGCACCGGCAGCTCGTGCAGTCCTCGTCGCTGGTCCTGCTGGCCGACCGCGACGGCCTGGTGCTGCGCACGGTCGGCGACGGCGACTTTGTCGACCGCGCCCAGCGCGTCGCGCTGGCCCCCGGCGCGCACTGGCGCGAAGCCGTCATGGGCACCAACGCCATCGGCACCGCCGCGCACGAACAACGCACCGTCGCGGTCTATGGCGAGCAGCACTACCTGGAACGCAACCGCTTCCTGACCTGCATCGCCACGCCCATTCATGCCCCCACCGGCGGCATGCTCGGCATTCTGGATCTGTCGAGCGATAACCGCGTCACCCTCCCCCACGCCCAGGCCTTGCTCACCACCACCGCCGAAATGATCGAGCACCGGCTCATCGAGTCGCTCGACGCCGGCCACCTCATCGTGCGCTTCAGCCCGCATGCCGAGATCCTCGGCACGCCCATCGAAGGTATCGCGCTGTTCGACGACGCGGGCCGCATGATCGGCTGCAACCGCCGCGCCCGCGCCCTGCTCGGCCTCGGCAACGGCCAGGCCCTGCCCGACTTCAACACCTGCTTCCAGCGTGACTGGCGGCGTCTGGCCAACCTCGTCGACGCCAGCGCCAGCGCCCCGGTGCCCCTGCGCAACACCCCGGCCCCCGGCCTCATCGGCCGACTGCAATGGCGACGCCCGCCCAGCCCTGCAGCACGCCACACACCGCCGAAGCCCGACCGCCGCAGCGGATTCGACATCCTCGACCACGGCGATCCGCGCATGCAGCTGGCCATTCGCCGCGCCCGGCGCATTGCCGGCCACGACATTCCCCTGCTCATCCAGGGCGAGACCGGCTCCGGCAAGGAGCTCTTCGCCCGCGCCTTTCACGCCGAGGGGCCGCGCAGCGACGCGCCCTTTGTTGCCGTCAACTGCGCTGCCATCCCGCCCACGCTGATCGAGTCCGAACTGTTCGGCTACGCCGCCGGCGCCTTCACCGGCGCCAAGGCCAAGGGCGCCACCGGCCGCCTGCAGGACGCCGATGGCGGCACCCTGTTTCTCGATGAAATCGGCGACATGCCGCTGCCCCTGCAGGCCGTGCTGCTGCGTGTGCTCGAAACCCGCCGAGTCACCCCGCTGGGCAGCAGCCACGAGACGCCCATCGACATCGCCCTGGTCTGTGCCAGCCATCGCCCGCTGCACACCCTGGTCGCCGACGGCCGCTTCCGCGCCGACCTGCTGTTCCGCCTCAACGGCCTCTCCGTCACCCTGCCCGCCCTGCGCGAGCGCACCGACTTCGACCGCTTCCTCGACAACCTGCTCACCGAAGCTGCCGAGGGGCGAGCCATCCGTCTGTCTGACGCAGTACGCGGGCAGTTGCGCAGCTACCCCTGGCCGGGCAACGTCCGCCAGCTCAAGAACGCGCTGCGCGTCATGGTCGCCCTGCTCGATGAAGCCGACACCGTCATCGAACCCGCCCACCTGCCCGAAGATCTTGTCGCCGCCATGGCCGACGCTCCGGCCATCGTCGCCGAAGCCGAAGACCTGCGTAGCTGCGAACAACGCCTCGTCCGCGCCTGCCTGCAGCGCCACGGCGGCAACATCTCGGCCGCCGCGCGCGAACTCGGCATCACACGGACCACGCTGTACCGGAAACTGCGGCAGGATGACGACACCACCAACAACGCCACCTCCGGCCAACCGACCTGA
- a CDS encoding sensor histidine kinase, producing MDLRHKLVLYLSAALVGLLAVACTLVLTSLREDVAEEMAASAHLAAVLLAVAERGPQALSAIGGHELRHLSVEQERSDMERPLQNESVGLIDAIATWLPEDGAHRIAAQRFVLDGNTFVIRADPRSEIGEIVHDASRQLAALAMFGALLLLSVWWAVGRALSPVRELERRLEAIGEGCFTHHAARFELPEFARISRAIDQLAAKLAAAQAREGDLTRRLISVQEEERREIARELHDELGQSLVAIAASGSYIERNAGRAEPAALAESAADIRREAGRVQSHVRELLARLKPHGLEHMGVLSAVREHAHGWAARAAGISTDIDLPNALPRLPAPAALALYRTLQEALTNVLKHSGASRVRIAIDAVGARLRMCVIDNGRGRAATIVRDAGSGIRGMRERAAMVGGRLRIEDAETAGVMIAWELPLDTTIEEGA from the coding sequence ATGGATCTGCGACACAAACTCGTGCTGTACCTCAGCGCTGCGTTGGTAGGTTTGCTAGCGGTGGCCTGCACGCTGGTGCTCACCTCGCTGCGTGAGGATGTGGCCGAAGAAATGGCCGCTTCTGCCCATCTGGCCGCCGTGTTGCTGGCGGTGGCCGAGCGCGGTCCGCAGGCGCTCAGTGCGATCGGCGGACACGAGCTGCGCCATCTGTCGGTGGAGCAGGAGCGTTCCGATATGGAGCGACCGCTCCAGAATGAATCAGTCGGCTTGATTGACGCTATTGCTACCTGGTTGCCCGAGGACGGCGCACATCGCATTGCCGCCCAGCGTTTTGTCCTGGATGGCAATACCTTCGTGATTCGCGCCGACCCCCGCAGCGAAATTGGCGAAATCGTTCACGATGCCTCACGTCAACTCGCCGCCCTGGCCATGTTCGGGGCACTGCTGCTGCTATCGGTGTGGTGGGCGGTTGGACGGGCCTTGTCGCCAGTTCGCGAGCTGGAACGCCGTCTCGAGGCGATCGGTGAGGGATGTTTCACCCACCACGCGGCTCGTTTCGAACTCCCCGAATTTGCCCGGATTTCGCGGGCGATCGATCAACTGGCCGCAAAGCTGGCGGCGGCACAGGCCCGCGAAGGCGATCTGACCCGCCGCCTGATCAGTGTCCAGGAAGAAGAACGGCGCGAGATCGCCCGCGAGTTGCACGACGAGTTGGGTCAGTCATTGGTCGCCATTGCTGCCTCGGGCAGCTATATCGAACGCAACGCCGGCCGAGCAGAACCGGCCGCGCTGGCCGAGTCCGCCGCCGATATCCGCCGCGAAGCCGGGCGGGTGCAATCACATGTGCGTGAGTTGCTGGCACGACTCAAGCCTCACGGGCTTGAACACATGGGCGTGCTCTCGGCGGTGCGTGAACATGCCCATGGGTGGGCTGCGCGCGCCGCCGGCATCTCGACCGATATCGATCTCCCCAATGCCTTGCCGCGCCTGCCGGCGCCGGCCGCACTGGCGCTCTATCGCACCTTGCAGGAAGCGCTGACCAACGTGCTCAAACACAGCGGTGCCTCGCGGGTTCGCATCGCCATTGATGCGGTCGGCGCGCGTCTGCGCATGTGCGTGATCGACAATGGCCGGGGGCGTGCTGCGACGATTGTGCGCGACGCCGGTAGCGGCATCCGTGGCATGCGTGAGCGTGCAGCCATGGTGGGTGGCCGGCTGCGCATTGAAGATGCGGAAACCGCTGGCGTGATGATTGCTTGGGAACTTCCGCTCGATACCACAATAGAGGAGGGGGCATGA
- a CDS encoding response regulator transcription factor, whose protein sequence is MIRILLLDDHNVVRSGYRRLVDAEADMCVVAEAATVDDAYAAARDIELDVAVVDLSLRGASGIEATRRILARSPGIRVLVLTMHDSPGFVTQAFRAGAMGYLTKTSDPAELIGGIRQVAAGRRVLSTDVAQVVANAALEEDDLLSRLTPREFEVLRMAASGESPPRIALQMHLSHKTVLNHLSAVRQKLDTETDFSLLRLAARHGLVELPTPSSVPC, encoded by the coding sequence ATGATCCGGATTCTGCTGCTCGACGATCACAATGTCGTGCGCTCCGGCTACCGGCGCCTTGTCGATGCCGAGGCGGACATGTGTGTGGTTGCCGAGGCGGCCACCGTTGACGATGCCTATGCCGCCGCACGCGACATCGAGCTCGACGTCGCCGTTGTCGATCTGAGCCTGCGTGGCGCAAGCGGTATTGAAGCCACTCGGCGCATCCTGGCCCGATCGCCAGGTATTCGGGTGCTGGTGCTCACCATGCATGACAGCCCGGGCTTTGTGACCCAGGCGTTTCGCGCCGGTGCCATGGGCTATCTCACCAAGACCAGCGATCCGGCTGAGCTGATCGGTGGCATCCGCCAGGTCGCGGCGGGGCGCCGGGTGCTCTCGACCGATGTCGCCCAGGTCGTGGCCAATGCTGCGCTCGAAGAGGATGACCTGCTCTCGCGGCTGACGCCCCGTGAGTTCGAAGTCCTGCGCATGGCTGCCAGCGGCGAATCGCCCCCGCGCATCGCGCTGCAGATGCACCTGAGCCACAAAACCGTCCTCAACCACCTCTCGGCTGTCCGTCAGAAGCTCGACACCGAAACCGATTTCTCGCTTCTCCGACTGGCGGCACGCCACGGTCTGGTCGAACTTCCGACCCCGTCATCCGTGCCGTGCTGA